The Actinocatenispora sera genome has a window encoding:
- a CDS encoding ABC transporter substrate-binding protein: MRPARTVVCLLGVGALALAGCSTGGAAGSGGTLVDGKTFTMSVATDPGNLDPIQTVLSVTRGVDRFLYSRLVEVQNDGSVKSGLAAKWTADTHTATFTLRRGLTCDDGSPLTAKDVADNISYLGDAKNKSPLTGLWVTPGTTATADEASRTVTVKSGSADPFLLLNIGTVSIVCGKGLHDPKLLAKGGAGTGMFKVSEIVPNDHYTLTRRKDFTWGPGDWNPKQKGLPDKVVVKVISNETTAANLMLSGELNAVSVNGPDQQRLSAQKLFHADVRSPFGQLFFNQADGRATKDEAVRKALVQALDLARVGKVLTDSRGTPATGLVTVAPNPCRVNTVQGTVPGFDAAAAKAGLTAAGWTVGPGGTRVKGGKKLSLTVLYQTGIGSTAAAAAELVQQTWHKLGVDVKLKAIDSTGLNEVLFSSGNWDVSMSPITTGLPSTIVPFVSGAVPPKGTNFSHIDNADYAKHVQQAMTMAGNKGCGEWAAAEKALYRNVDVVSYVDSMVPTFGKNAKFISNDGIDPASIRMYQ, translated from the coding sequence CCCGATTCAGACCGTGCTGTCGGTGACCCGCGGGGTGGACCGCTTCCTGTACAGCCGGCTGGTCGAGGTGCAGAACGACGGGTCGGTGAAGTCGGGGTTGGCGGCGAAGTGGACCGCCGACACGCATACCGCGACGTTCACCCTGCGCCGCGGCCTGACCTGCGACGACGGGTCGCCGCTGACCGCCAAGGACGTGGCCGACAACATCAGCTACCTGGGCGATGCGAAGAACAAGTCGCCGCTGACCGGGCTGTGGGTCACGCCCGGGACCACGGCCACGGCGGACGAGGCGAGCCGCACGGTGACGGTCAAGAGCGGCAGCGCGGATCCGTTCCTGCTGTTGAACATCGGCACCGTGTCGATCGTGTGCGGCAAGGGGTTGCACGATCCGAAGCTGCTCGCCAAGGGCGGTGCGGGGACCGGCATGTTCAAGGTCTCCGAGATCGTGCCCAACGACCACTACACGCTGACCCGGCGCAAGGACTTCACCTGGGGTCCGGGCGACTGGAACCCGAAGCAGAAGGGGTTGCCGGACAAGGTCGTCGTCAAGGTCATCAGCAACGAGACGACCGCGGCGAACCTGATGCTGTCCGGCGAGCTGAACGCGGTGTCGGTCAACGGCCCGGACCAGCAGCGGTTGTCGGCGCAGAAGCTGTTCCACGCCGACGTACGGTCCCCGTTCGGCCAGCTGTTCTTCAACCAGGCCGACGGCCGGGCCACCAAGGACGAGGCGGTCCGCAAGGCGCTGGTGCAGGCGCTCGACCTGGCCCGGGTCGGCAAGGTACTCACCGACAGCCGGGGCACGCCCGCGACCGGGCTGGTGACGGTGGCGCCGAACCCGTGCCGGGTGAACACGGTGCAGGGCACCGTGCCGGGCTTCGACGCGGCGGCGGCGAAGGCGGGGCTCACGGCGGCCGGTTGGACGGTCGGCCCGGGCGGCACCCGGGTCAAGGGCGGCAAGAAGCTGTCGCTGACGGTGCTGTACCAGACCGGGATCGGCTCGACCGCGGCGGCCGCGGCGGAGCTGGTGCAGCAGACCTGGCACAAGCTCGGTGTCGACGTCAAGCTCAAGGCGATCGACAGTACCGGGCTGAACGAGGTGCTGTTCAGCTCCGGCAACTGGGACGTGTCGATGTCGCCGATCACCACCGGGCTGCCGAGCACCATCGTCCCGTTCGTCTCCGGCGCGGTGCCGCCCAAGGGCACGAACTTCTCCCACATCGACAACGCCGACTACGCCAAGCACGTGCAGCAGGCCATGACCATGGCCGGCAACAAGGGCTGCGGCGAGTGGGCGGCCGCCGAGAAGGCGCTCTACCGCAACGTCGACGTCGTGTCCTATGTGGACTCCATGGTGCCGACGTTCGGCAAGAACGCGAAGTTCATCTCCAACGACGGCATCGACCCGGCGTCGATCCGCATGTACCAGTGA